The sequence below is a genomic window from Nitrospinota bacterium.
AATCCATTCTTCCCTTGCCAGTTTTCCCGTTACCGTTTACTCTTTTCATGTGACCTCCTTGCTTTCCGTTGTTTTCGTTCAAAAACATGGTAGCAGGTGAGGTCATACCTTCGTTTCAACTAAGTTTAGGACACTTTCGGTCTTATTGGCCACAATCTATATGTAATATAGATGGGAGTTAGATTATAAAAGTGTCATATATTTAGTGGAATAGAGATATGACCTCACCTTGCTACCATGTTTTTGCGACGAAACAACGGAAAGCACGGAAGTCATGTGAAGGGAGTAACTGATAACGTGATACAGGGCAATCCTGAGATGCCCGAAGGTCTGGACAGCCGGGTGTTGACGATCCGGATGCATGCTCCAACACTGGTAACGGCGCAAATTATAACTACTGCTCAACTACCACCGCTCCAGCCGGCACATATGGAATCAACGCCAATGGCCTGTATGACATGGCTGGAAGCGTGTGGGAATGGAACAGCACAAGCCCGGATAACACCGGCAATCACTACGTTCGTGGCGGATCGTGGGTTGACGGTGCAAGTAATTTATTGTCGTCCGCGCAGAGCTTCCGCGCTTCCGCGAACAGCCGCGTGGGATTCCGTTGCGCCAAGTGATGATAGGGTGGCTTAGGGGCCTTAACTATTGACTTGATTGATGAATAGCAACCTTCGCTGTTGGATAATATCCTTTTATCTTACTTTTGAATTTACCAGAGCCCCTTATTCCCCCGCAAGCTTGCTGTGGTGGTATGAATACGTGAAGTAGATGATCACGCCGATCACAAGCCACACGATGAACCGCAGCCAGGTTATCGCGGGCAGGAATGTCATCAGGGCGCCGCAGGAGAGCATTCCAAGCAGCGGGGACCACGGGCTTAACGGATTTTTGAACGGCCTTTTCATCTCCGGCTTTCTTATCCTCAGCACTATGACCCCAAAACAGACCAGAACAAACGCCGCAAGCGTGCCGATGTTCACAAGCTCCGCCAGCTCGCCCAGCGGGATCAGCCCGGCGATGGTGGCGATTATGACCCCGCAAAGCACGATCACCCGCACAGGGGTCTTGGTCTTTGGGTGGACCTCTGCGAACAGCGGGGACAACAGCCCGTCGCGCGACATGGCAAACACCACCCTTGTAAGCCCGTAATAAAGCACCAGCATCACCGTGGTCAGCCCGGCGATGACCCCCGTGGCAACCAGCGCGGAGGCCCAGTTAAATCCGATAAGCTGCAACGCGTGGGCCACCGGCGAGGAGACGTTAAGCTGCGTGTATGGCACGATACCCGTGAGCAGGCCTGACACCAATATATATATGACCGTGCAGATCACAAGCGACGCTATGATGCCGATGGGGACGTCCTTTTGCGGATTCTTCGCCTCCTCCACCGCCGTGGACACCGCGTCGAACCCCACATAGGCGAAAAACACAATCGCCGCCCCGGCGAAAATTCCGGTGGGCTTGCCGTCCGGCGATTCGCCGCTCCAGCCAAAGGGCATGAACGGGCTCCAGTTGGCCGGGTTGACGTTGAACACCGCCACGCCGATGAACACCGATATGGTGACAAGCTTCACCACCACCATAAGGTTGTTCGAGCGGGCGCTCTGCTTTACCCCCATGCAAAGCAGGATCATCAGGACAAGCACTATCCCCGCCGCCGGAAGGTTTATCACCCCGCCGAGTGTCGGGGCTTTCGTCAGGTAGTCCGGCAACCCAAAACCCATCGCCGTGAGCGCGTTGTTAAAATAGCCGCTCCATCCGTTGGCCACCGCCGCCACGGAGACGGCGTATTCGAGAATCAGGTCCCACCCGATGATCCATGCGATCAATTCACCGAAGGCGGCGTAACTATATCCATAGGCGCTCCCGCACCCTCCCACCGCCGACGCCAGTTCCGCATAGGCCAGCGCCGCGAACGCGCACGCAAATCCCGCGACCACAAAAGACAGCACCACCGCAGGCCCCGCCTGTGTGGCCGCCGCGATGCCGGTGAGCACGAATATGCCGGTGCCGATGATCGCCCCGATGCCAAGGAACGTAAGGTCGAAAGCGGTGAGGCATTTGTGAAGCCCGGTGTCTTCGGCGTCGTCGCTTGCGGTGAATTTGGTGCGGAAAATGCGCATCTTGGTCTTGTTCCCCATTTTAAATAAACGCCTGATTCTGGTGCATCACAAGCTTGCGGGCAAGGGAAAAATGTTCCGTCATCCTTTCGGCCTGTCTTTCACAAGAGTGTCCACGACGGTTGGATCGGCCAGCGTGGAGGTATCTCCAACGTGGTCGAGGTCGTTCTCCGCGATCTTGCGCAGTATGCGGCGCATGATCTTGCCGGAGCGGGTCTTGGGCAGGCCCGGGGCGAACTGTATTATGTCCGGCTTGGCGATGGCTCCGATCTCCTTTGTCACATGGTCGAGCAGGGTCTTTTTCAGCCCCGGCGAATTCTGGTCCACCCCCTGGTTCAGGGTGACGAACGCATAAATCCCCTGCCCCTTTATGTCGTGCGGATAGCCCACCACCGCCGCCTCCGCCACATGGTCGTGGGAGACCAGGGCGCTTTCCACCTCTGCCGTGCCGATGCGGTGGCCAGAGACGTTTATCACGTCGTCCACCCGCCCCATTAGCCAGTAATATCCGTCCTCGTCGCGCCGGGCGCCGTCGCCTGTGAAGTATTTGCCGGGATACTGGCTAAAGTAGGTCTCGCGGAACCTTTCGTGATGGTTGTACACCGTGCGCATGATGCCGGGCCAGGCCGCCTTTATAACAAGATAACCCCCTTCGTTGACGGACGCCTCGCTGCCATCCTGCCGGATCACCTCCGGCTCCACGCCGAAGAACGGGAGCGTGGCCGAGCCGGGCTTTGTGGGGATTGCGCCGGGCAACGGCGTTATCAATATACCCCCGGTCTCCGTCTGCCACCATGTGTCCACTATCGGGCAATTTTCCCGTCCCACATTGTTGTGATACCACATCCACGCCTCGGGGTTTATCGGCTCGCCGACGGTGCCAAGCAGCCGCAACGACGAAAGGTCGCATCCTGCGGGCCATTTCTCCCCTTCGCGGGCCACGGCGCGGATGGCGGTTGGGGCGGTGTAGAAAATGTTGACCCTGTATTTCTCCACCACTTTCCAGAACCT
It includes:
- a CDS encoding amino acid permease — its product is MRIFRTKFTASDDAEDTGLHKCLTAFDLTFLGIGAIIGTGIFVLTGIAAATQAGPAVVLSFVVAGFACAFAALAYAELASAVGGCGSAYGYSYAAFGELIAWIIGWDLILEYAVSVAAVANGWSGYFNNALTAMGFGLPDYLTKAPTLGGVINLPAAGIVLVLMILLCMGVKQSARSNNLMVVVKLVTISVFIGVAVFNVNPANWSPFMPFGWSGESPDGKPTGIFAGAAIVFFAYVGFDAVSTAVEEAKNPQKDVPIGIIASLVICTVIYILVSGLLTGIVPYTQLNVSSPVAHALQLIGFNWASALVATGVIAGLTTVMLVLYYGLTRVVFAMSRDGLLSPLFAEVHPKTKTPVRVIVLCGVIIATIAGLIPLGELAELVNIGTLAAFVLVCFGVIVLRIRKPEMKRPFKNPLSPWSPLLGMLSCGALMTFLPAITWLRFIVWLVIGVIIYFTYSYHHSKLAGE